A single genomic interval of Aegicerativicinus sediminis harbors:
- the queG gene encoding tRNA epoxyqueuosine(34) reductase QueG: MNNKENFTQLIKLEAKRLGFLSCGISKAEFLEKEAPILENWLKKGMHGKMGYMENHFDKRLNPALLVPGAKSVISLLLNYYTEKEQTDPEAPKISKYAYGEDYHFVIKNKLKSLLEYIRDNIGDIDGRVFVDSAPVMDKAWAAKSGLGWIGKNSNLLSRKVGSYFFIAELIVDMELLYDGPTTDHCGTCTACIDACPTEAIIQPYVVDGSKCISYFTIELKDSIPTQYKGSFENWMFGCDICQEVCPWNRFSTPHTEDSFSPHTELLEMTKTDWQELTEETFKKVFKNSAVKRTKFSGLKRNIAFLD; encoded by the coding sequence GTGAATAATAAGGAAAACTTTACACAGCTTATCAAATTGGAAGCTAAAAGACTTGGCTTTTTGTCCTGTGGTATTAGTAAGGCAGAATTTTTGGAAAAAGAGGCTCCTATACTCGAGAACTGGCTTAAAAAAGGGATGCATGGAAAAATGGGTTATATGGAAAACCATTTTGACAAAAGGCTTAACCCCGCCTTACTTGTACCGGGCGCCAAGTCGGTAATTTCATTACTTCTTAATTACTACACAGAAAAAGAACAAACCGATCCTGAGGCACCAAAAATTAGTAAATATGCATATGGGGAAGATTACCACTTTGTTATAAAGAACAAATTAAAAAGTTTGTTAGAATATATCCGAGATAATATTGGTGATATCGATGGCCGAGTATTTGTAGATTCGGCACCAGTGATGGATAAAGCTTGGGCTGCTAAAAGTGGTTTGGGATGGATCGGAAAAAACAGCAATTTGCTATCACGAAAAGTTGGATCCTATTTTTTCATTGCTGAATTAATAGTAGATATGGAATTACTCTACGATGGCCCTACTACCGATCATTGTGGAACCTGCACTGCATGTATTGATGCCTGCCCGACTGAGGCCATTATTCAACCCTATGTTGTAGATGGCAGTAAATGTATTTCTTATTTTACAATTGAATTGAAGGACAGCATACCTACTCAATACAAAGGAAGTTTTGAAAATTGGATGTTTGGCTGTGATATTTGTCAAGAAGTTTGTCCTTGGAATAGATTTTCTACTCCTCATACTGAGGACAGTTTTAGCCCTCATACTGAGTTGTTAGAAATGACTAAAACAGATTGGCAAGAGTTAACAGAAGAAACATTTAAAAAAGTATTTAAAAATTCTGCCGTAAAGCGAACCAAATTTAGCGGTCTTAAGCGCAATATTGCCTTCCTCGATTAA
- a CDS encoding nickel-binding protein: protein MPIYMDLHIGQGLTSEDVALAHQLDLKYQDKFQCRCLTYWVDENKGSAYCLIEAPSKESVIALHNHAHSQLPDEIIEVDKRVVKIFLGRLHDPIIADYMVDSKIKVFHDPAHRVILKMAIIDSVQLSKSFGKAETDSLLNEIRGAFTEIVTFNSGCPAEWQKWNYLGSFLTTTSAIQSAKTLFRKFDSLKDLLQMKFVIHAGNPVDNHPNFFGKTLDALPLMGQLVDPGYIALSHTANTGMSEELETNNIIILSDQEEHFIVQLSNAIHNDGKPFNTDLKGLMETTGMSQSSFYRKMVSIFHKSPNIVIQDFLLNQSKLSLLKREGTVTEIAFKHGFNSPSYFSKCFTKKFGISPSEFLK, encoded by the coding sequence ATGCCAATTTATATGGATCTTCATATTGGGCAAGGTTTAACCTCTGAAGATGTTGCACTAGCCCATCAATTAGACTTGAAATACCAGGACAAGTTTCAATGTCGTTGTCTTACATATTGGGTGGATGAAAATAAAGGCAGTGCCTATTGTTTAATTGAAGCTCCATCAAAGGAGAGTGTAATCGCTTTGCATAATCATGCACATTCCCAATTGCCAGACGAAATTATCGAAGTTGATAAACGAGTTGTAAAGATTTTCCTTGGTAGACTCCATGACCCCATCATTGCAGATTATATGGTAGATTCCAAAATAAAGGTATTTCATGATCCTGCTCATAGGGTTATTTTGAAGATGGCCATTATAGATTCAGTTCAATTATCTAAATCATTTGGGAAGGCTGAAACTGATTCACTTTTAAATGAAATTAGAGGGGCTTTTACGGAGATAGTAACATTCAACAGTGGTTGCCCTGCAGAATGGCAAAAATGGAACTACTTGGGTTCTTTTTTAACTACCACAAGTGCAATTCAATCTGCAAAAACTTTATTCAGAAAGTTTGATAGTTTAAAGGACCTGCTTCAGATGAAATTTGTTATACATGCCGGAAATCCTGTCGACAACCATCCTAATTTTTTTGGTAAAACCCTTGATGCTTTACCACTGATGGGTCAGCTTGTAGATCCAGGTTATATAGCTCTTTCCCATACAGCAAATACTGGTATGTCCGAAGAATTAGAAACAAATAATATAATTATACTAAGTGACCAAGAGGAACATTTCATTGTTCAACTTTCCAATGCAATACACAATGATGGTAAACCATTTAACACAGATTTAAAAGGATTGATGGAAACTACAGGTATGAGTCAATCAAGTTTTTACAGAAAAATGGTGTCTATCTTCCACAAATCACCGAACATTGTTATTCAAGATTTCCTGTTAAACCAATCAAAGTTAAGTTTGTTAAAGAGGGAAGGGACAGTAACAGAAATTGCCTTTAAACATGGTTTTAATAGCCCTTCTTATTTTTCAAAATGTTTCACTAAAAAATTTGGAATAAGCCCATCTGAATTTTTAAAATAA
- the ruvB gene encoding Holliday junction branch migration DNA helicase RuvB yields MNQNLDPTNDSFSPEELDVERKLRPLSFEDFSGQDQVLANLQIFVKAANLRNEALDHTLFHGPPGLGKTTLAHILASELEVGIKVTSGPVLDKPGDLAGLLTNLEERDVLFIDEIHRLSPIVEEYLYSAMEDYKIDIMIESGPNARTVQINLNPFTLVGATTRSGLLTAPMRARFGISSRLEYYTTELLTTIVQRSAGILNVPISMEAAIEIAGRSRGTPRIANALLRRVRDFAQIKSNGSIDIEISRYALKALNVDTHGLDEMDNKILTTIIDKFKGGPVGISTLATAVSESAETLEEVYEPFLIQQGFIIRTPRGREVTELAYKHLGKISKGNQQNLF; encoded by the coding sequence ATGAACCAGAACCTAGATCCTACAAACGATAGTTTCTCACCTGAGGAACTGGACGTTGAACGTAAACTTAGACCCCTATCCTTTGAAGATTTTTCGGGTCAAGATCAGGTTTTGGCTAATCTTCAAATATTTGTTAAGGCGGCCAATCTCCGAAATGAAGCTTTAGACCATACTCTATTCCATGGTCCTCCTGGATTGGGTAAAACTACCTTGGCCCACATTTTGGCAAGTGAATTAGAGGTTGGCATCAAGGTGACCTCAGGTCCTGTTTTGGACAAACCTGGTGATTTAGCGGGCCTTTTAACAAACTTGGAAGAAAGAGATGTTTTATTCATAGATGAAATTCATAGATTAAGCCCCATTGTGGAAGAATATCTTTATTCTGCCATGGAAGATTATAAGATTGACATCATGATTGAATCTGGTCCAAATGCAAGGACAGTTCAAATCAATTTGAATCCCTTCACTTTGGTAGGGGCTACCACAAGATCTGGTCTTCTCACAGCTCCGATGAGAGCTCGTTTTGGCATATCTAGCCGGTTAGAATATTATACGACTGAATTACTCACAACAATTGTTCAAAGAAGTGCTGGAATTCTTAATGTTCCTATTTCTATGGAAGCGGCGATTGAAATTGCGGGCAGAAGTAGAGGTACCCCGCGTATTGCAAATGCCCTTTTAAGAAGGGTAAGGGATTTTGCACAAATAAAGAGTAATGGTTCAATCGATATAGAAATTTCTAGATACGCCCTCAAGGCATTGAACGTAGACACTCATGGTCTAGATGAAATGGACAATAAAATTCTTACCACTATAATTGATAAGTTTAAAGGAGGTCCTGTAGGTATATCTACTTTGGCAACTGCTGTAAGTGAAAGTGCCGAAACCTTGGAAGAAGTTTATGAGCCTTTTCTAATTCAACAAGGTTTCATTATCCGTACCCCTAGAGGAAGAGAAGTAACGGAATTGGCATATAAACATTTGGGCAAAATTTCAAAAGGCAATCAACAAAACCTTTTCTAA
- a CDS encoding cytochrome c oxidase subunit I — protein MSAHADTHAHDDHGHHHHKETFVTKYIFSQDHKMIAKQYLITGTIMGIIGVMMSLMFRMQIAWPEEPNVLFEALLGKWAPDGVMDADIYLALVTIHGTIMVFFVLTAGLSGTFSNLLIPLQIGARDMASGFLNMISYWLFFLSSIVMVISLFVEAGPAAAGWTIYPPLSALPMAQGGSGAGMTLWLVSMAIFIASSLLGSLNYIVTVINLRTKGMSMTRLPLTIWAFFITAIIGVISFPVLLSAALLLIMDRSFGTSFFLSDIFIQGEVLHYQGGSPVLFEHLFWFLGHPEVYIVLLPALGITSEIIATNSRKPIFGYRAMVASILAIAFLSTIVWGHHMFVSGMNPFLGSVFTFTTLLIAIPSAVKAFNYITTLWKGNLQFNPAMLFSIGLVSTFITGGLTGIILGDSALDINVHDTYFVVAHFHLVMGISALYGMFAGIYHWFPKMFGRMLNKNLGYVHFWVTAICAYGVFFPMHFIGMAGLPRRYYTNTNFPLFDDLANVNVVITIFAVIGGVFQLVFIYNFAHSIFYGKKAVQNPWRSNTLEWTAPVKHIHGNWPGAIPHVYRWAYDYSKPGHEEDFVPQNVPLMDGEEELQH, from the coding sequence ATGTCAGCACACGCAGATACTCACGCACACGACGACCACGGACATCATCATCATAAAGAGACATTTGTAACTAAATATATATTTAGTCAAGATCATAAGATGATTGCCAAGCAGTACCTTATTACAGGTACCATAATGGGAATTATTGGTGTAATGATGTCTTTGATGTTTAGGATGCAGATAGCTTGGCCTGAAGAACCGAATGTCTTGTTCGAGGCGTTATTGGGTAAATGGGCTCCTGATGGAGTAATGGACGCCGATATTTATTTGGCGTTGGTAACCATTCATGGTACCATCATGGTATTTTTTGTGCTAACCGCAGGTTTGAGTGGTACATTTAGTAATCTATTGATTCCGTTACAGATCGGTGCACGAGATATGGCCTCAGGATTTTTGAATATGATTTCCTATTGGTTGTTTTTCTTGTCTAGTATTGTAATGGTTATTTCCCTTTTTGTGGAAGCAGGACCTGCTGCAGCTGGTTGGACAATATATCCGCCTTTAAGCGCCCTACCAATGGCCCAAGGAGGTTCAGGCGCTGGTATGACCCTTTGGTTAGTTTCTATGGCAATATTCATTGCTTCCTCATTATTAGGTTCTCTTAATTACATCGTTACAGTTATTAATTTAAGGACTAAAGGTATGTCTATGACTAGACTGCCTCTAACAATTTGGGCATTCTTTATCACCGCTATTATTGGTGTTATTTCATTTCCTGTACTTCTTTCAGCCGCGTTGTTGTTGATAATGGATAGAAGTTTTGGAACATCCTTTTTCCTTTCGGATATATTTATACAAGGTGAAGTGTTGCATTACCAAGGAGGTTCACCTGTATTGTTTGAGCACTTATTTTGGTTCTTAGGACACCCTGAAGTATATATCGTACTTCTCCCAGCTTTAGGAATCACTTCTGAAATTATTGCCACTAACTCGAGGAAACCAATCTTTGGTTATCGTGCGATGGTAGCATCTATTTTAGCTATTGCATTTTTATCTACCATAGTATGGGGTCACCATATGTTCGTATCAGGGATGAATCCATTCCTTGGTTCTGTATTTACATTTACAACATTATTAATCGCTATTCCATCTGCTGTAAAAGCGTTTAATTATATAACAACTTTATGGAAGGGTAACCTCCAATTTAATCCTGCGATGCTATTTTCAATCGGCTTAGTTTCAACTTTCATCACAGGTGGTTTAACAGGTATAATACTTGGAGATAGTGCTTTAGATATTAACGTACACGATACTTATTTCGTTGTAGCACACTTCCACTTAGTAATGGGTATTTCAGCACTTTATGGAATGTTTGCTGGTATTTACCATTGGTTCCCAAAAATGTTTGGTAGAATGTTGAATAAGAATTTAGGCTACGTGCATTTCTGGGTGACTGCTATCTGTGCCTATGGAGTTTTCTTCCCAATGCATTTTATCGGGATGGCTGGATTACCAAGACGTTACTATACAAATACAAATTTCCCATTGTTTGATGATTTGGCAAATGTAAATGTCGTTATTACAATTTTTGCTGTTATCGGAGGGGTTTTCCAGTTGGTATTTATTTACAATTTTGCACATAGCATTTTCTATGGTAAAAAGGCTGTTCAAAACCCGTGGAGATCTAATACCCTTGAATGGACAGCACCTGTAAAACATATTCATGGAAACTGGCCAGGAGCTATACCACATGTTTACCGTTGGGCTTATGATTATAGCAAACCTGGACATGAAGAAGATTTTGTTCCTCAGAACGTTCCTTTAATGGATGGTGAGGAAGAATTACAACATTAA
- a CDS encoding cytochrome c oxidase subunit II, giving the protein MTAFLTIIVVLFIAVAIWQMVKIFDLSQVGAVNTQVANDKDNRINGYLMMGFLIFIYVITIISFAKWGDLPLISDAASEHGPGIDNLMIISMVIIMFVQIVTQFLLHYFAFKYKGEKGKKALFYADNNTLEAIWTIIPVIVLAGLIIYGLFTWTSIMNIDEDDDPMVVELYAQQFNWKARYSGADNTLGLANVRLIDNDRANILGLDETDPNAQDDIITTELHLVVGKPVLFKMRSQDVLHSAYMPHFRAQMNCVPGMITQFSFTPTVTTAEMRQRPDMIEKVQRINEIRVENKEEVEARGQEVQYEFDYLLLCNKICGKSHYNMQMKIIVETQEEFDAWMKEQKTFQNSITKN; this is encoded by the coding sequence ATGACTGCTTTTTTAACCATAATAGTTGTACTTTTTATTGCAGTTGCCATTTGGCAGATGGTGAAGATTTTTGATCTGTCACAAGTAGGAGCTGTAAATACACAAGTTGCCAATGACAAGGATAATAGAATCAATGGCTATTTAATGATGGGCTTTTTGATTTTTATCTATGTCATAACCATAATATCGTTTGCAAAATGGGGCGATTTACCACTCATTTCTGACGCTGCCTCTGAACATGGACCTGGTATCGATAATTTGATGATTATTTCAATGGTCATCATTATGTTCGTTCAGATTGTAACACAGTTCTTACTGCATTACTTTGCCTTTAAATATAAGGGTGAAAAGGGTAAAAAGGCTTTATTTTATGCTGATAACAACACATTAGAAGCTATTTGGACCATTATCCCAGTTATAGTTCTTGCAGGTTTAATAATCTATGGATTGTTTACATGGACAAGCATTATGAATATTGATGAGGATGATGATCCTATGGTAGTGGAACTTTACGCTCAACAGTTCAACTGGAAAGCACGTTATTCTGGTGCGGATAATACCCTTGGTTTAGCGAATGTAAGATTAATCGATAATGATAGAGCCAACATATTAGGTTTGGATGAAACTGATCCTAACGCTCAAGATGATATTATTACAACTGAATTACATTTGGTTGTTGGAAAGCCTGTTCTTTTCAAAATGAGATCACAAGATGTTTTGCACTCTGCTTATATGCCGCACTTTAGAGCACAGATGAACTGTGTTCCAGGTATGATTACCCAGTTTTCATTTACACCCACAGTTACAACAGCAGAAATGCGCCAACGACCAGATATGATTGAGAAGGTTCAGCGCATCAATGAAATAAGGGTGGAAAATAAGGAAGAAGTAGAAGCTAGAGGGCAAGAAGTTCAATATGAATTTGATTATTTATTGCTTTGTAACAAGATCTGTGGAAAGTCTCATTACAATATGCAGATGAAAATCATTGTTGAAACTCAAGAAGAGTTCGACGCTTGGATGAAGGAGCAAAAAACATTTCAAAATAGCATTACAAAAAATTAG
- a CDS encoding urease accessory protein UreE, producing the protein MYTFSNRLKSVAIGLIIIGAIGVIYGFLTSHKTFEEVEAILSEEAAHHEGGHDAGSDHAVMEDHATMDHVTAETHAEDTHQEESVDSSHAVAEEVTHTDETFHAAADHSEEHSDMGAASEHHADEHTEHVEHVQHQIANRPWAALYVAAFFFFMIALGALAFYAIQYASQAGWSPMVLRVMEGITSYVLPGGAIVLAIAVASGTIGHYNLFVWMDPEVVAHDKLLQGKSGYLSLFWFVVRGVIFLGGWSLYRHFSRKFSLAQDEASDNKNFIKNFRISAAFLVFYIYTESMMSWDWIMSTDPHWFSTLFGWYVFASMFVSGITVIAMITMYLKSKGLLPLVNDSHLHDLAKFMFAISIFWTYLWFSQFMLIWYSNIPEEVTYFVSRFNDYKLPFLGMLVMNFVFPLLILMNSDYKRIPWFVVMAGIVILAGHYIDVFNMIMPATVGDRWYIGIPEIGSILLFGGLFLFIVFTALSKAPLVPKRNPFIKESEHFHY; encoded by the coding sequence ATGTATACATTTTCTAATAGATTGAAATCAGTTGCCATAGGGCTTATTATCATCGGGGCAATCGGTGTTATATATGGTTTTCTGACCTCGCACAAGACATTTGAAGAAGTTGAGGCAATTTTGTCTGAAGAGGCAGCCCATCATGAGGGCGGCCATGATGCAGGTTCAGATCATGCAGTGATGGAAGATCACGCAACTATGGACCATGTAACCGCCGAAACCCATGCTGAAGATACTCACCAAGAAGAGTCCGTAGATTCTTCTCATGCAGTAGCAGAAGAAGTAACTCACACTGATGAAACGTTTCATGCTGCTGCAGACCATTCAGAGGAACATTCCGATATGGGTGCTGCTTCTGAACACCATGCTGATGAACATACTGAGCATGTTGAACACGTTCAACACCAAATAGCAAATCGACCTTGGGCAGCCTTATATGTTGCGGCGTTCTTCTTTTTCATGATAGCCCTTGGGGCCCTTGCATTTTATGCAATTCAATATGCATCACAAGCAGGTTGGTCACCAATGGTTTTAAGGGTGATGGAAGGAATTACTTCTTATGTATTACCCGGCGGTGCAATTGTTCTTGCCATAGCTGTGGCATCTGGTACAATTGGTCATTATAATCTATTTGTTTGGATGGATCCTGAGGTTGTTGCACACGATAAATTATTGCAAGGAAAATCGGGATATCTAAGTTTGTTTTGGTTTGTAGTTAGAGGGGTTATTTTCTTAGGTGGATGGAGTTTGTATAGACATTTTTCAAGAAAATTCTCTCTTGCTCAGGACGAAGCTAGTGATAATAAGAACTTTATAAAGAATTTTAGAATTTCAGCGGCTTTCCTAGTATTCTATATCTATACAGAATCTATGATGTCTTGGGACTGGATTATGAGTACAGATCCACACTGGTTTAGTACCTTGTTCGGTTGGTATGTATTTGCTAGTATGTTTGTAAGTGGTATTACGGTTATCGCTATGATAACAATGTATTTAAAATCTAAAGGTCTTTTGCCTCTAGTTAATGATAGCCATTTGCACGACTTAGCGAAATTTATGTTCGCCATTAGTATTTTTTGGACGTATTTGTGGTTTTCACAATTCATGTTGATATGGTATTCAAACATTCCTGAAGAAGTCACCTATTTTGTGAGCCGCTTTAATGATTATAAATTGCCATTCCTTGGAATGCTAGTAATGAATTTTGTATTCCCGCTATTAATATTAATGAATAGTGATTACAAGAGAATACCATGGTTTGTTGTTATGGCTGGTATAGTAATTTTAGCTGGTCACTATATAGATGTATTTAATATGATTATGCCTGCGACCGTTGGTGATCGTTGGTATATAGGAATACCTGAAATAGGGTCTATATTATTATTTGGAGGACTATTCTTATTTATAGTGTTTACAGCCCTAAGTAAGGCTCCATTAGTACCAAAACGCAATCCGTTCATTAAAGAGAGTGAGCATTTTCATTATTAA
- a CDS encoding c-type cytochrome: MRKLAYILILVPLAITMQSCKSDSQPNYQFMPQMYEAVPYETYGEYEIFANEQEAKLPASNSVPRGEVPFDFEDTTEGYESAKANLKNPLDSTMLGKVETKALYDIYCGICHGNKGDGQGTLVKREKILGVPAYNDPGRTLTEGSIYHTIYYGKNAMGSYANQLNETERWQVVDYVLQLKDALDGGNKTATTENAEASQVADTTAIPNE; encoded by the coding sequence ATGAGAAAGTTAGCATACATACTTATTTTGGTTCCGTTAGCAATTACAATGCAATCATGCAAAAGTGATTCCCAACCGAATTACCAATTTATGCCACAGATGTACGAGGCTGTACCATATGAAACTTATGGTGAGTACGAGATATTCGCCAATGAACAGGAGGCCAAGTTACCCGCTTCGAATTCTGTTCCGAGGGGAGAAGTGCCATTCGATTTTGAGGATACAACCGAAGGTTACGAATCTGCTAAGGCAAACTTGAAAAACCCTTTAGATTCTACCATGTTAGGTAAGGTTGAGACTAAAGCTTTATATGATATTTATTGTGGCATTTGCCATGGTAATAAAGGAGATGGTCAAGGAACTTTAGTTAAACGAGAAAAGATACTTGGAGTACCTGCTTATAATGATCCAGGGAGAACCTTAACAGAGGGAAGTATTTACCATACAATTTATTATGGTAAGAATGCCATGGGTTCTTATGCAAATCAATTGAATGAGACAGAACGTTGGCAAGTTGTTGATTATGTGTTACAGTTGAAGGATGCTTTAGACGGTGGTAATAAGACCGCCACAACTGAGAATGCAGAAGCATCTCAAGTTGCAGATACAACAGCAATACCAAACGAATAA
- a CDS encoding DUF3341 domain-containing protein: protein MEAASKVIHAIYNDDDILMSAVKRIKSEKHHIDEIYTPFPVHGLDKAMGLAPTRIAIASFIYGCIGLTVAIVMMNFIMIEDWPQNIGGKPSFSYFQNMPAFVPIMFELTVFFAAHLMVITFYLRSRMWPFKKAENPDVRTTDDHFLIEMSVHHNEKELTDLLKETGAVEVKLIDNAH, encoded by the coding sequence ATGGAAGCAGCTTCAAAAGTGATTCACGCTATTTACAATGATGATGATATTTTAATGTCAGCTGTAAAGCGCATTAAATCTGAAAAACATCACATAGACGAAATATATACACCATTCCCGGTGCACGGTTTGGATAAAGCAATGGGGTTAGCTCCTACAAGAATTGCTATTGCATCCTTCATTTATGGGTGTATTGGTTTAACCGTTGCAATCGTAATGATGAATTTCATTATGATTGAGGATTGGCCACAAAACATAGGTGGTAAACCAAGCTTTAGTTATTTTCAAAACATGCCGGCTTTTGTGCCAATTATGTTTGAGTTAACCGTTTTCTTTGCGGCCCACTTAATGGTAATAACATTCTATCTAAGAAGTAGAATGTGGCCATTCAAAAAGGCAGAAAACCCAGATGTAAGAACAACAGACGATCACTTTTTAATTGAAATGTCTGTTCACCATAATGAAAAGGAGTTAACAGATTTGTTGAAAGAAACAGGTGCTGTTGAAGTGAAGTTAATTGATAATGCCCATTAA
- the nrfD gene encoding NrfD/PsrC family molybdoenzyme membrane anchor subunit translates to MASHYEAPIRRPLVTGEKSYHDVSVDVARPVEGKANKSWWIVFSISLAAFLWGIGCIIYTISTGIGTWGLNKTVGWAWDITNFVWWVGIGHAGTLISAVLLLFRQKWRMAINRSAEAMTIFSVVQAGLFPVIHMGRPWLGYWVLPIPNQFGSLWVNFNSPLLWDVFAISTYLSVSLVFWWTGLLPDFAMIRDRAWRPFQKKIYSLLSFGWTGRAKDWQRFEEVSLVLAGLATPLVLSVHTIVSFDFATSVIPGWHTTIFPPYFVAGAIFSGFAMVNTLLIIMRKVCNLEDYITVQHIELMNIVIMITGSIVGVAYITELFIAWYSGVEYEQYAFLNRATGPYWWAYWSMMTCNVFSPQFMWFKKLRTSIMFSFFISIIVNIGMWFERFVIIVTSLHRDYLPSSWTMFSPTFVDIGIFIGTIGFFFVLFLLYARTFPVIAQAEVKTILKSSGERYKKLREEGKSLVGTGSDPRTSSSYVSDITHEPVKIEKTDEMDELMASVGTFDPVAQTKDDLKKINGIGPKMEETLNGIGIFSYEQVSRMTKKEYDLLDSITGSFPGRAERDDWAGQAKNLLNA, encoded by the coding sequence ATGGCGTCTCATTACGAAGCACCTATTAGAAGACCCTTAGTAACAGGCGAGAAATCGTATCATGATGTATCTGTTGATGTAGCTAGACCTGTTGAGGGCAAGGCCAATAAATCGTGGTGGATAGTATTTTCTATTTCGCTTGCAGCCTTCCTATGGGGAATTGGGTGTATCATTTATACCATATCCACTGGTATTGGAACCTGGGGATTAAATAAAACAGTCGGATGGGCTTGGGATATTACCAACTTCGTCTGGTGGGTAGGTATTGGTCACGCAGGGACCTTGATTTCTGCTGTACTCTTGCTGTTTAGGCAAAAATGGCGTATGGCCATTAACCGTTCGGCTGAGGCAATGACAATTTTCTCGGTTGTTCAGGCAGGTTTATTCCCTGTCATACACATGGGTCGTCCTTGGTTGGGATATTGGGTATTACCTATACCAAACCAATTTGGTTCTCTTTGGGTAAACTTTAATTCACCACTACTTTGGGACGTATTTGCGATTTCAACATACCTTTCGGTGTCATTAGTTTTCTGGTGGACAGGATTGCTTCCAGATTTTGCTATGATTCGCGATAGAGCGTGGAGACCTTTTCAAAAGAAAATATATTCTTTGTTGAGTTTCGGTTGGACCGGACGTGCAAAAGATTGGCAAAGATTTGAGGAAGTATCTCTGGTTTTGGCTGGTTTAGCTACACCACTTGTACTTTCTGTACACACAATTGTATCCTTCGACTTCGCAACTTCCGTAATTCCGGGATGGCATACAACGATTTTCCCGCCTTACTTTGTTGCTGGTGCGATATTCTCTGGATTTGCTATGGTAAACACACTTCTTATTATTATGAGAAAAGTGTGTAACCTTGAAGATTATATCACAGTACAACATATCGAATTAATGAACATTGTAATTATGATTACAGGTTCTATTGTTGGTGTGGCTTATATCACAGAGTTATTTATTGCATGGTATTCAGGGGTTGAGTATGAACAATATGCATTCCTTAATCGTGCAACAGGTCCTTACTGGTGGGCTTATTGGTCGATGATGACTTGTAACGTGTTCTCTCCACAATTTATGTGGTTTAAGAAATTAAGAACAAGTATAATGTTCTCGTTCTTCATTTCGATTATCGTAAATATTGGTATGTGGTTCGAGCGTTTTGTAATTATCGTAACTTCATTACACAGAGATTATCTTCCATCTTCATGGACAATGTTCTCTCCAACCTTTGTTGATATTGGAATATTTATTGGAACCATTGGATTCTTCTTTGTATTATTCTTATTATATGCTAGAACATTCCCTGTAATTGCTCAAGCGGAAGTTAAAACCATTTTGAAATCTTCAGGTGAACGTTATAAGAAACTTAGAGAGGAAGGAAAGTCATTAGTCGGTACTGGTTCGGACCCACGTACATCTAGTTCTTATGTGTCAGATATCACGCATGAACCGGTAAAGATTGAAAAGACTGATGAGATGGATGAGTTAATGGCTAGTGTAGGTACATTTGATCCAGTGGCTCAGACTAAAGATGATTTGAAGAAAATAAATGGTATCGGTCCAAAAATGGAAGAAACATTGAATGGAATAGGAATTTTCTCTTATGAACAAGTAAGCCGAATGACCAAAAAAGAATATGATTTGCTGGACTCAATTACTGGTTCTTTCCCGGGTAGGGCAGAACGTGATGATTGGGCCGGTCAAGCAAAAAATTTACTTAACGCATAG